From a single Populus trichocarpa isolate Nisqually-1 chromosome 17, P.trichocarpa_v4.1, whole genome shotgun sequence genomic region:
- the LOC18106473 gene encoding beta-carotene hydroxylase 2, chloroplastic isoform X1 encodes MAAGLTAATVPKPFRYNSVSHLLPKPVTAASLFFPPIRHQSFLHYGTKVPRKTSLAVCFVVEDQTKPSSAHIENQQEEVPKDVNENQISTPRVAERLERKRKERVTYLIAAVMSSLGITSMAVMAVYYRFYWLEGGEVPLSEMFGTFALSVGAAVGMEFWARWAHRALWHASLWHMHESHHRPRDGPFELNDVFAITNAVPAISLLSYGFFNKGLVPGLCFGAGLGITVFGIAYMFVHDGLVHKRFPVGPIADVPYFRKVAAAHKIHHSDKFNGVPYGLFLGPREIEEVGGLEELEREISRRTKSYKEL; translated from the exons ATGGCGGCAGGACTCACCGCCGCCACTGTACCCAAACCCTTCCGGTACAACTCCGTCTCTCACCTCCTTCCAAAACCAGTAACAGCAGCCTCACTTTTCTTCCCACCAATTAGACACCAAAGCTTTTTACACTATGGAACAAAAGTTCCAAGAAAAACAAGCCTTGCTGTATGTTTTGTAGTTGAAGATCAAACAAAACCGAGCAGTGCCCATATCGAGAATCAACAAGAAGAGGTGCCTAAAGATGTTAATGAAAATCAGATCTCGACACCTCGCGTGGCAGAAAGAttggaaagaaagagaaaagaaagagttaCTTATTTGATTGCTGCTGTTATGTCTAGTCTTGGGATTACTTCCATGGCTGTTATGGCTGTTTATTACAGATTTTATTGGCTTGAG GGAGGGGAAGTGCCCTTGTCTGAAATGTTTGGTACATTTGCTCTTTCAGTAGGTGCTGCT gtGGGGATGGAATTTTGGGCGAGATGGGCTCATAGAGCACTTTGGCATGCTTCTTTGTGGCATATGCATGAG TCTCACCATAGACCAAGAGATGGGCCGTTTGAGCTAAACGATGTTTTTGCCATAACCAATGCAGTCCCAGCAATTTCCCTTCTCTCCTATGGTTTCTTCAACAAGGGCCTTGTACCTGGTCTTTGTTTTGGTGCT GGTCTTGGAATTACAGTGTTTGGCATAGCCTATATGTTTGTCCATGATGGCCTTGTTCACAAGAGATTCCCAGTGGGGCCCATTGCCGATGTCCCATACTTCAGAAAGGTAGCAGCAGCTCACAag ATCCACCACTCGGACAAATTCAATGGTGTCCCATATGGGTTGTTTCTAGGACCTAGG GAAATTGAGGAAGTTGGAGGCCTTGAAGAATTGGAAAGGGAGATAAGTAGGAGAACCAAATCATACAAGGAGTTGTGA
- the LOC18106473 gene encoding beta-carotene hydroxylase 2, chloroplastic isoform X2 → MAAGLTAATVPKPFRYNSVSHLLPKPVTAASLFFPPIRHQSFLHYGTKVPRKTSLAVCFVVEDQTKPSSAHIENQQEEVPKDVNENQISTPRVAERLERKRKERVTYLIAAVMSSLGITSMAVMAVYYRFYWLEGGEVPLSEMFGTFALSVGAAVGMEFWARWAHRALWHASLWHMHESHHRPRDGPFELNDVFAITNAVPAISLLSYGFFNKGLVPGLCFGAGLGITVFGIAYMFVHDGLVHKRFPVGPIADVPYFRKVAAAHKEIEEVGGLEELEREISRRTKSYKEL, encoded by the exons ATGGCGGCAGGACTCACCGCCGCCACTGTACCCAAACCCTTCCGGTACAACTCCGTCTCTCACCTCCTTCCAAAACCAGTAACAGCAGCCTCACTTTTCTTCCCACCAATTAGACACCAAAGCTTTTTACACTATGGAACAAAAGTTCCAAGAAAAACAAGCCTTGCTGTATGTTTTGTAGTTGAAGATCAAACAAAACCGAGCAGTGCCCATATCGAGAATCAACAAGAAGAGGTGCCTAAAGATGTTAATGAAAATCAGATCTCGACACCTCGCGTGGCAGAAAGAttggaaagaaagagaaaagaaagagttaCTTATTTGATTGCTGCTGTTATGTCTAGTCTTGGGATTACTTCCATGGCTGTTATGGCTGTTTATTACAGATTTTATTGGCTTGAG GGAGGGGAAGTGCCCTTGTCTGAAATGTTTGGTACATTTGCTCTTTCAGTAGGTGCTGCT gtGGGGATGGAATTTTGGGCGAGATGGGCTCATAGAGCACTTTGGCATGCTTCTTTGTGGCATATGCATGAG TCTCACCATAGACCAAGAGATGGGCCGTTTGAGCTAAACGATGTTTTTGCCATAACCAATGCAGTCCCAGCAATTTCCCTTCTCTCCTATGGTTTCTTCAACAAGGGCCTTGTACCTGGTCTTTGTTTTGGTGCT GGTCTTGGAATTACAGTGTTTGGCATAGCCTATATGTTTGTCCATGATGGCCTTGTTCACAAGAGATTCCCAGTGGGGCCCATTGCCGATGTCCCATACTTCAGAAAGGTAGCAGCAGCTCACAag GAAATTGAGGAAGTTGGAGGCCTTGAAGAATTGGAAAGGGAGATAAGTAGGAGAACCAAATCATACAAGGAGTTGTGA
- the LOC18106472 gene encoding proline-rich protein 3, giving the protein MALTHFFCAASILLLSLLVIASAADYGYEPKPDTVKPETSYVPAPKPKPTYDTPNSGHDQPKASYPGYGYGPKSDLPKPKPDFKYNPKPNVDLPKVTVPKIPNHGYHYIPMPHHLPKPKLSHGKPGYEPESLLPICVEGLILCKSGSNYIPVEGAKVRIACTGVDQNGNEATHFSCLTDAADAHGYYFKTLFPFGGLGHNLKLKECKAYLENSPLETCKIPTDVNNGINGALLSSYHVLSNKNIKLYSMRTFFYTSETTSTSTTPPGGY; this is encoded by the exons ATGGCTCTAACCCATTTCTTCTGTGCAGCCTCTATCCTCCTGTTATCGTTGTTGGTCATTGCCTCTGCTGCTGATTATGGCTATGAACCAAAGCCTGATACTGTTAAACCTGAAACTAGCTATGTCCCAGCACCCAAACCCAAGCCAACTTATGATACCCCTAACTCTGGCCATGATCAACCAAAAGCTTCCTATCCAGGTTATGGATATGGCCCAAAATCAGACCTTCCCAAACCAAAGCCTGACTTTAAATACAACCCTAAACCAAACGTGGATCTACCGAAGGTGACCGTCCCAAAAATACCAAACCATGGCTACCATTATATCCCTATGCCACACCACCTCCCCAAACCAAAACTAAGCCATGGCAAACCAGGTTATGAGCCCGAAAGCTTGCTGCCAATTTGCGTTGAAGGTCTTATTCTTTGTAAATCAGGTTCTAACTATATTCCCGTCGAAG GAGCTAAGGTAAGGATAGCATGCACGGGGGTGGACCAGAATGGGAACGAGGCAACACATTTCTCCTGCTTGACTGATGCAGCTGACGCCCATGGTTACTACTTCAAAACCTTGTTTCCTTTCGGTGGTCTTGGCCATAATTTAAAGCTTAAAGAATGCAAGGCCTACCTTGAAAACTCTCCATTGGAGACCTGCAAGATCCCAACAGATGTCAACAACGGAATTAATGGAGCCCTCCTTTCTTCTTACCACGTTCTCAGCAACAAGAACATTAAACTATATTCCATGAGGACTTTCTTCTACACCTCCGAAACCACATCAACCTCAACAACTCCACCTGGgggttattaa
- the LOC18106471 gene encoding probable polygalacturonase, whose amino-acid sequence MISIFLILGSLVSTLAGASTEYQAINCRKHSAVLTDFGGVGDGKTSNTKAFKAAIAELSQYASDGGAQLIVPPGKWLTGSFNLSSHFTLFLHKDAVLLASQDEAEWPAFPPLPSYGVGRDEHAGRFSSLIFGTHLTDVVVTGNNGTIDGQGAVWWDKFHQKKLKLTRPYLIEFLYSDQVQISNLTLINSPSWNVHPTYCSNVLIQWLTILAPVDSPNTDGINPDSSSNVRIEDSFVVSGDDCIAVKSGWDEYGIKFGRPTQHLVIRRFTCISPDSATIALGSEMSGGIQDVRAEDITALSTQSGVRIKTAVGRGAYVKDIFVRRMTLKAMKYAFWMTGSYGSHPDTGYDPKALPEIKGISYKDIVAENVTYSARLEGIENDPFTGICISNVNISLTQKPKELQWNCTDIQGVSSKVTPQPCAALLEKSIECPFPEDRLPIEDVKLQTCSASS is encoded by the exons ATGATctcaatttttttgatattgggATCACTTGTTTCAACACTAGCAGGCGCAAGCACAGAGTACCAAGCAATAAACTGTAGAAAGCATAGCGCAGTCTTGACAGATTTTGGAGGAGTTGGTGATGGAAAAACATCAAACACAAAGGCTTTTAAAGCAGCAATTGCCGAGCTAAGTCAGTATGCATCAGACGGTGGAGCACAACTTATTGTACCGCCAGGAAAATGGTTAACTGGGAGCTTTAACCTCAGTAGCCATTTCACTCTTTTTCTTCATAAGGACGCTGTTCTTCTTGCTTCTCAG GATGAGGCAGAATGGCCTGCTTTCCCTCCATTGCCCTCCTATGGGGTAGGTAGAGATGAACATGCTGGAAGGTTTAGTAGTCTGATTTTTGGGACACATCTAACAGATGTCGTGGTCACTG GTAACAATGGTACAATTGATGGCCAGGGTGCAGTTTGGTGGGACAAATTCCACcagaaaaaattgaaactgaCGCGACCATATCTGATTGAGTTTCTGTACTCTGATCAGGTTCAAATATCCAACCTTACATTGATTAACTCTCCATCATGGAATGTTCATCCTACATATTGCAG CAATGTGTTGATCCAGTGGTTGACAATTTTGGCACCAGTTGATTCTCCCAATACAGATGGGATTAACCCAG ATTCATCCTCGAATGTTCGTATCGAAGATTCCTTTGTAGTATCAGGGGATGACTGCATTGCAGTTAAGAGTGGATGGGATGAATATGGAATCAAATTTGGAAGGCCTACGCAACACCTAGTCATAAGAAGGTTTACCTGCATTTCTCCTGACAGTGCTACCATTGCTCTTGGAAGTGAAATGTCCGGTGGAATCCAGGACGTTAGAGCTGAAGATATCACAGCCCTCAGTACCCAATCTGGAGTTCGAATCAAGACTGCTGTAGGAAGAGGAGCTTATGTGAAGGACATTTTTGTAAGAAGAATGACCCTGAAGGCAATGAAGTATGCCTTCTGGATGACAGGCTCTTACGGGTCACACCCTGATACGGGATATGATCCAAAAGCATTACCTGAGATCAAAGGAATAAGTTACAAAGATATAGTGGCTGAGAACGTAACCTATTCGGCGAGACTAGAAGGAATTGAGAACGATCCTTTTACAGGAATTTGCATTTCTAATGTAAACATAAGTTTAACCCAGAAACCTAAGGAACTGCAATGGAACTGCACTGACATTCAGGGAGTTTCAAGCAAAGTAACTCCTCAGCCATGCGCTGCGTTGCTGGAGAAAAGTATCGAATGTCCTTTCCCTGAAGATAGACTGCCAATTGAGGATGTAAAACTCCAAACTTGTTCTGCTAGTAGTTAG
- the LOC18106470 gene encoding probable serine/threonine-protein kinase At1g01540 — translation MSYNTSSIDTKLSKHTSFFGIRLWVLILALIAVFTVLFLVIMAACFICLCRRKSKPFNPHLRRLLNPISMKGFLNSYTIPSKDKRLLSHRISEVEMNIEKLDHHHQVILTDQCSNVSTGLTTRWSGTGVADLEPTARYSSVVPDAWRGNRIALKEIEVVTDGFADMNMIGSGDYSVAYRGVLLDTTRVAVKRLLSNSCQAEDFIAEAEMIGHIRHKNLVKLLGYCMEEGYRILVSEYVDNGNLHQWLYGCPEQPSPLTWAIRMNIIQGIAKGLAYLHEDIEPKFIHQNLKSSNILLDHQWNPKISDFGIAKLFGPQWIDITTLAMETSGYLAHEHEYTGVLSEKSDVYSFGILIMEIICARAPVDHNQPQVYLVDWLKSMVANKQIMFVVDPKLPEIPSSKELKRILLLALRCVDRDIKHRPTMGDVIHMLEPRDLLLDDDRRIRRDGSSCRYKQQESHIVTQFGVGDFSTHEKESNINLYQKILPT, via the exons ATGTCCTACAACACATCATCAATTGATACCAAGTTATCAAAGCACACCTCATTTTTTGGCATAAGATTATGGGTTCTAATTCTTGCTTTGATTGCTGTCTTCACTGTTCTGTTTTTAGTCATCATGGCTGCTTGCTTCATCTGTCTTTGTCGCCGAAAATCCAAACCTTTCAATCCCCATTTAAGGCGCTTATTGAACCCCATTTCGATGAAAGGTTTTCTGAATTCTTACACTATTCCATCCAAGGATAAAAGGCTTCTGTCGCATCGGATTTCGGAGGTTGAAATGAACATTGAAAAGTTAGACCATCATCATCAGGTGATTTTAACTGATCAATGTTCTAATGTGAGCACTGGGCTCACAACTCGATGGAGTGGTACTGGTGTAGCTGATTTGGAGCCTACTGCTAGGTACTCTTCTGTGGTTCCTGATGCATGGAGGGGAAACCGGATTGCTTTGAAAGAGATTGAGGTTGTTACGGATGGATTTGCTGACATGAATATGATTGGAAGTGGAGATTATAGTGTTGCGTATCGGGGCGTGCTGTTGGATACTACCCGAGTGGCTGTAAAGAGGCTACTGAGTAACAG TTGTCAAGCTGAGGACTTCATAGCAGAAGCGGAAATGATAGGGCATATCAGGCACAAGAATTTAGTCAAATTGCTTGGATACTGTATGGAAGAAGGTTACAG AATTCTTGTGAGCGAGTACGTTGACAATGGTAATCTGCATCAATGGCTTTATGGATGTCCTGAACAACCCAGCCCTCTAACATGGGCTATACGGATGAACATCATCCAAGGAATAGCTAAAGG ATTAGCCTACCTTCACGAAGATATCGAGCCAAAGTTTATTCATCAGAACCTAAAATCTAGCAACATACTGCTTGATCACCAGTGGAATCCCAAGATATCTGATTTTGGGATTGCTAAACTCTTCGGCCCTCAATGGATCGACATAACAACTCTTGCAATGGAAACATCTGG TTATTTAGCTCATGAACACGAATATACTGGAGTTCTGAGTGAAAAAAGTGACGTTTACAGCTTTGGAATACTTATCATGGAGATCATATGTGCCAGGGCTCCTGTAGATCACAATCAGCCTCAG gtatatttGGTTGACTGGTTGAAGTCTATGGTTGCGAATAAGCAAATCATGTTTGTTGTGGATCCTAAATTGCCAGAAATTCCATCATCTAAGGAACTAAAACGAATACTTTTGCTTGCTCTTCGCTGTGTTGATCGTGATATAAAACATAGGCCTACAATGGGGGATGTGATCCACATGCTTGAGCCTCGTGACTTACTGCTTGATGAT GATCGTCGAATTAGGAGAGATGGCTCATCTTGTCGATATAAACAGCAAGAGAGTCATATTGTTACCCAATTTGGTGTAGGTGATTTCAGTACACATGAGAAAGAGAGTAACATTAATCTCTATCAGAAAATCTTGCCGACATAA